A single window of Nicotiana sylvestris chromosome 3, ASM39365v2, whole genome shotgun sequence DNA harbors:
- the LOC104224016 gene encoding uncharacterized protein isoform X1 yields the protein MDCTDTISLLLWDKDATKIIGKSANDLKDVEFETSGAADDSSCPMKIKNIVEKRVMFKVEVNSSNNQNKDVVIRVVTLTDDEEIIKKYIPSPQEETFKDPDFNNNEVIQEDNKITDSTEDNELIDVAHTPAKIGLTNPVAVVEEDSNA from the exons ATGGATTGCACCGACACAATTTCTTTGCTGTTATGGGATAAGGATGCAACTAAGATTATCGGAAAGTCAGCAAATGATTTAAAGGATGTTGAATTTGAG ACTTCTGGTGCTGCAGACGACTCATCATGTCCaatgaagataaaaaatattGTTGAAAAAAGGGTCATGTTTAAAGTTGAGGTTAACAGTTCCAACAATCagaataaagatgtagtcataaGAGTTGTTACACTTACTGACGACGAGGAAATTATAAAGAAATATATTCCTTCTCCACAAGAAGAGACGTTCAAA GATCCAGATTTCAATAACAACGAAGTCATTCAGGAAGATAATAAAATCACG GATTCTACTGAAGATAATGAGTTGATCGATGTTGCACATACACCTGCCAAGATAGGTTTAACTAATCCTGTAGCAGTGGTTGAAGAAGATTCGAATGCATAG
- the LOC104224016 gene encoding uncharacterized protein isoform X2 translates to MKIKNIVEKRVMFKVEVNSSNNQNKDVVIRVVTLTDDEEIIKKYIPSPQEETFKDPDFNNNEVIQEDNKITDSTEDNELIDVAHTPAKIGLTNPVAVVEEDSNA, encoded by the exons atgaagataaaaaatattGTTGAAAAAAGGGTCATGTTTAAAGTTGAGGTTAACAGTTCCAACAATCagaataaagatgtagtcataaGAGTTGTTACACTTACTGACGACGAGGAAATTATAAAGAAATATATTCCTTCTCCACAAGAAGAGACGTTCAAA GATCCAGATTTCAATAACAACGAAGTCATTCAGGAAGATAATAAAATCACG GATTCTACTGAAGATAATGAGTTGATCGATGTTGCACATACACCTGCCAAGATAGGTTTAACTAATCCTGTAGCAGTGGTTGAAGAAGATTCGAATGCATAG